The DNA sequence CAAGCCGTGTCCGGGAAAGCTCACGGTGAGTTTGGCGTCCTCACCATCGCCCTCCTTGCGGAGCACGGTGCCACGGCCATACTTGGGGTGCACGATGTTCATCCCGGCTCTCAGTCCGCCCTTTTTCGGAGCAGGCTTAGCCGTCGCGGCTGCCGGACGCATCGTGGTTTGCCCCTGCACCGGTTGCGGCCTCGGCGTCACCGCCGCGCTGGGAACCGGCCCACCTGCAGCCCTCGGCGGTGCGGGTTGCGGAACCATTGCTGGCGGACGCACGCCCCGTTCGGCGAAGAACTGCGAGATGTGATCAAGCGAATTATATGTCTTTCCAGTATACGTATTTCGACGCGCGGCTTCGCGCACCGAGGCGCGCTCACCGTACAGGTCGATCGAGCCCGCGGGTTGACGCTGCGGGCTGAGGTCCTCCAGTAAGGATTTCGGAACCTCTTCCAGGAACCTCGAAGGCTGGCACGGCTCCGGCGGCGAACCGCCGTATTTTCGCCGCATCCGGGCGCTGGTCAGATAGAGCCGTTTCATCGCCCGTGTCATACCCACGTAACACAGCCGGCGTTCTTCCTCGAGTTGTTCCGGGTTGTCGCGCGACCGCGAATGGGGGAAGAGTCCCTCTTCCAGGCCGGCGATGAACACGTAAGGGAACTCCAGACCCTTCGCGTTGTGCATGGTCAGCAGGGAGACCTGTGCCTCTTCCTCGATATCGTCGGAATCGGCCACCAGTGCCGCCGAGTCCAGAAAGTCCTGCAGCGTGTCACCGCGTTCGGCTGCGTCCGCCGCCGCCGAGACAAGTTCGTCCAGGTTGCCGAGCTTCGACTCGGACTCCGGCGTTGAATCCGTCTCCAGCATTTTGCGGTAGCCGGTACGATCCAGAATCTGCTTGATCGTCTCGTCCGGACTCTGCCGCGTGACCCCATCCCGCAACTCCTCGATCAGGCGGTGAAAGGCGGCCAGGGCTGCTTCGGCGCGCCCGCCCAGCAGGTGCTCCCGCTCAGCCGTGTCGATGGCCTCCCACAGCGTCTCGCCGCGTTCGGTCGCGATCCTTTCCAACTGGTCCGACGTGGTCTTGCCGATGCCGCGCGCCGGAACGTTCAGGATGCGCAGCATCGAGATGTTGTCGCGCGGATTCATCAGGAACTTGACGTAGGAGAGCGTGTCCTTCACTTCCGCCCGCTGGTAGAAGCTGAAGCCGCCCACCACGACATACTTGCGCATGTAGCGCCGCAGCGCCTCTTCAATCTGCCTGGACTGGGAGTTGGTGCGATAGAGGATCGCCACGCGCGTGTCGCGTTCCTTGCGGAAGATCTTCTCGATGGTGTCGGCGATGAACAGGGCCTCCTGCTCGCCGTCGGCCGCTTCCAGATAACAGATGGGGTCGCCATCGGCGCCGTCGGTCCACAAAGTCTTGCCCTTGCGGGCTTTGTTGTTCTCCACCACGCGCGAGGCGGCTTCCAGAATCGCCTTGGTTGAGCGGTAGTTCTGTTCCAGCCGGATGACCTTGGCGCCGGGGTAGTCGTTCTCGAAATCCAGAATGTTGCGGATGTCGGCACCGCGCCAGCCGTAGATCGACTGGTCCTCATCGCCCACCACGGCGACGTTCGAGTGCGCTTCGGACAGCAGCCGCATGAGTTCGTACTGCGAGCGATTGGTGTCCTGGTACTCGTCGATCATCAGGAACTGCAGACGACGGTTCCACAGCTGCCGGACGCCGGCGTCGTACCGCAGCAGGCGCACGGCCTCCAGCAGTAAATCGTCGAAATCCAATGCGTTAGCGGATTCCAGCCCCTGCTGGTAGTGTTCGAAGACCACCGCCAGTTTGGCGGCCTTCGGATCGGCGGACATTTTGTAGAAATCCGCCGGGCTCTGCTTCTGATTCTTGGCGTGGCTGATGCGCGAGAGGGCCGCGCGGTGCTGCATGAACTTGTCGTCCAGCCCGAGCTTCTTGTAGATCTGCTTCAGCAGGGAGAGCTGGTCGTCGTCGTCGTAAATGTGAAAGTTGGTGGTGAACCCCCGTCGCAGGTCGGCGAGAGTCGAGCCGTCGCGTCGCAGCAAGCGGACGCAGAACGAATGGAACGTGGCTACCATCGGCCCGGCATTGGCCGGCAGGTGCTTCAGCAGTTTGAGCACCCGTTCCCGCATCTCGCCGGAGGCCTTGTTCGTGAAGGTAACCGCCAGAATGGAAGGGCCGTAAACCCCTTCGCTATCGATCAGATGGGCAATTCGATGCGTGATGACGCGCGTCTTGCCGCTGCCAGCGCCCGCGAGGATCAAAAGAGGGCCCTCGACATGAGCCACGGCTTCGCGTTGCTGGGGATTCAGGCCGGAGAGAAAATCCATTGTGGAAGGAGCTAAGTTCCAATTTTAACATGCATCTAGCGGCACAAACGCCCCTGTCTGGAATTGTTGTAACCTGAGTGCAGGCAAGGCGCGCCTTATTGTTAGGAAATTTAAGGAGTCGCGCCAGCTCTCTGGTCTCACATGCTGGTCGACTTCGAAGTTGTGGAACGGGCGCGGGCGGGCGATCCGGCTGCGTTCAACGAGGTCGTTACGGCGTACCGGCGCCGGATCTTCGGGACTGTGTCCCGATTGATCGGGCGGCCTGAGGATGTGGAAGATGTGGCGCAGGAAGTGTTTCTGCGCTTGTACTACTCGCTGGATCAGTTGAGAAGTCCAGAGGTTTTCGAGCCTTGGCTCTACCGGCTTACTGTCAACGCGGCCTTGGACTACCTGCGGAAGCGGCGGAAGCGCCGTCTGGAGTCGCGAGTGTCCGACCTCAGCGAACAGGCTGTCATGATGGCCGACGCTTCGGCCGGAACGAAGGTGCAGGTCGACGATTTGCATCGCGCCAAGGTGCGGGAGTTTGTCGATTCGCTGCTCAGCGAAGTGTCGGAAGAAGACCGTGCTCTGCTGACGTTGAAGGAAGTGGAAGGGCTGTCGCTGAAGGATCTGGAAAAGGTCTATCATGTCAACGAGAACGCTCTGAAAGTCCGACTCTTTCGGGCGCGTCAGCGCGTCCTAAAGGCGTACGAGTCTTCGCGGGGCGCCAAGAGCATGGAGCGGAAGGAAAAAGCCGCCGAAGAAGGTAGTTGAGCGTCGGAAGGTTGGATGTCCCTGGCGAGTGCACCTCGCGGGTCGGGGTGTTTGACTGAGCGTAGAGTATGGGAAAGGATGCAGGAGCCATGAGCGAATCGGAAAATCGGACGGAACAGGACTTCGACCGGCTGTTGGCGGCCTATCGGGATGCCTGCGTGGAGCCGGACATCCCGGCGGATTTCATGCCGAGGCTCTGGAACCGCATCGAGAGTGGGCAGCACTGGACCAAGCAGCTCTGGAAGTGGTCCAACGGATTTGTGGCCGCCGCGGCAGCCGCTAGTCTGTTTTTTGTCATGTTACAAATGTTGCCGAAGCGCCCGGCGGTAGTCTACACTGCTACCTACCTGGAAGCTTTGGCGGATGCTCATGATAACGCTCAAATGCTGAGTGGTGTTGCGGTTGTGCCTGGTAGCGCCGATTCCGGGCGGTTGCAGGAGTCGCCTGTGAAATGATGCGTTCGAACTCTACTCTCGCTCTTTCCCTCATCCTAGTTTTTGCCAGCGGCACGGTGGTCGGCGCATTAGGCTATCGCTCGTATTCCCTGAATACGGTCAGCGCCAAGAATCCGCCCCCCAAGAGTCCCGAGGACTATCGCCGGGAATACATTGGTGAGATGCAACGCCGCCTGGGCCTACAAGCCGCCCAGGTGGAAAAACTGGAAACCATCCTCGACGAGACCCGGGCAAAGTTCCGGGAGCTGCGCGAGCGCAGCAGGCCCGAGATGAAGGCGATCCAGGACGCACAGACGGCCGAGATCAACGCCATGCTCAGCCCAACCCAGCAGGCGGAGTATGAGAAGTTCCGCAAGGAGCGGGACGATAAGCGCAAGGCGGAACAAAAAGAGAAAGAGCAGAAGGATAAGGACAAACCCAGCCGGTAAGCCCTTTCCATACGATTGACTTCAAAAGAGAAAGAGCCCGGCTTCGCGGCCGGGCTCTTTCAGTCTCTTGAGGAGGATGTAGACAGCGTTCGTTTATGCGACCGGCTGTTTTGTGTCGGCTCGCTTGG is a window from the uncultured Paludibaculum sp. genome containing:
- a CDS encoding RNA polymerase sigma factor; the encoded protein is MLVDFEVVERARAGDPAAFNEVVTAYRRRIFGTVSRLIGRPEDVEDVAQEVFLRLYYSLDQLRSPEVFEPWLYRLTVNAALDYLRKRRKRRLESRVSDLSEQAVMMADASAGTKVQVDDLHRAKVREFVDSLLSEVSEEDRALLTLKEVEGLSLKDLEKVYHVNENALKVRLFRARQRVLKAYESSRGAKSMERKEKAAEEGS
- a CDS encoding UvrD-helicase domain-containing protein, which translates into the protein MDFLSGLNPQQREAVAHVEGPLLILAGAGSGKTRVITHRIAHLIDSEGVYGPSILAVTFTNKASGEMRERVLKLLKHLPANAGPMVATFHSFCVRLLRRDGSTLADLRRGFTTNFHIYDDDDQLSLLKQIYKKLGLDDKFMQHRAALSRISHAKNQKQSPADFYKMSADPKAAKLAVVFEHYQQGLESANALDFDDLLLEAVRLLRYDAGVRQLWNRRLQFLMIDEYQDTNRSQYELMRLLSEAHSNVAVVGDEDQSIYGWRGADIRNILDFENDYPGAKVIRLEQNYRSTKAILEAASRVVENNKARKGKTLWTDGADGDPICYLEAADGEQEALFIADTIEKIFRKERDTRVAILYRTNSQSRQIEEALRRYMRKYVVVGGFSFYQRAEVKDTLSYVKFLMNPRDNISMLRILNVPARGIGKTTSDQLERIATERGETLWEAIDTAEREHLLGGRAEAALAAFHRLIEELRDGVTRQSPDETIKQILDRTGYRKMLETDSTPESESKLGNLDELVSAAADAAERGDTLQDFLDSAALVADSDDIEEEAQVSLLTMHNAKGLEFPYVFIAGLEEGLFPHSRSRDNPEQLEEERRLCYVGMTRAMKRLYLTSARMRRKYGGSPPEPCQPSRFLEEVPKSLLEDLSPQRQPAGSIDLYGERASVREAARRNTYTGKTYNSLDHISQFFAERGVRPPAMVPQPAPPRAAGGPVPSAAVTPRPQPVQGQTTMRPAAATAKPAPKKGGLRAGMNIVHPKYGRGTVLRKEGDGEDAKLTVSFPGHGLKKLIAKFAGLSADD